A genomic stretch from Mycobacterium cookii includes:
- a CDS encoding non-ribosomal peptide synthetase yields the protein MTDTTGIGTLDAQRLELLRRRITERGLARPVADEAADIQVPAMSDGQRRMWFVQSVDPDSALLNVCTSYRVTGTVDVSQLHRAVDAVALRHPMLRTTYQTDGDGVPYPVIVDELRPEWAEYDLTGLAEQARRLRLEVLAQRQFQQPFDLTSDSPLRVAAARVSADELILILTAHHIAWDDGSWAPFFTDLTAAYADPDSIAGRPLPIVTDAVPNVDEDLDYWRSLMTKLPEPLELPGANGSVVPSSWRAQRATARLSAQTMDRVALLARQTGATPYMVLMAAFGALIHRYTHASDFLVATPVLNRGPGTEGAIGYYGNTLVMRMGPQPRMTFRELLIQTRDSAVGAMAHSHVDLEWLVRTSNPDRRHGAERMTRVSFGLREPDGGGFSPPGVHCARAELRSHLNQLPLGLMIESASDGSALVEAEYLVEVLDRPLVDQLLRHYGVLLDNALTDPDTSLSACGLLSDADADWLRRVSTGADFATPASTLPGLVARRAELTPDAVAVVYEGRQYSYREINAAANRLAHWLIERGIGTEDRVAVLIDKSPELVTTALGILKAGAVYLPVDPTYPEDRLTFILGDADAKLVLHEPVTGLADYPETDPAADELVRPLGPENTAYLIYTSGSTGLPKGVPVPHAPIAEYFVWFGDEYRVDETDRLLQVASPSFDVSIGEIFGTLICGARLVIPRPDGLRDIAYLTELLRHEGITSMHFVPALLGLFLSLPGVNQWRTLRRVPIGGEPLPGEIADKFHATFDALLYNFYGPTETVVNATSYPVEGAQGTRVVPIGRPKINTQVHLLDDALQPVPVGVIGEIYIGGTHVARGYHRRPALTAERFVADPFTPGGRLYRSGDLARRNADGDIEFVGRADEQVKIRGFRIELGEVAAAISVDPSVGQAVVVASDLPQLGKSLVGYITPLGGAGHETVDLGRIRARVAAALPEYMTPAAYVVLDEIPITAHGKIDRTSLPQPAIQAKAEYRDPATATERRIATMFSGLLGHDRVGVDDSFFDLGGHSLVATKLVTAIRSECDVELGIRDIFELGTVGLLAQRVDELRSGERAPSRPKLIATAHDEPLPLSASQLRSWFAYRVDGPSPVNNIPFAARLTGPWDIDALVAAVGDVITRHEILRTTYIDADGVPYQVINDAAEPTVHRADGDGEAWLHERLEAERRHCFELDREWPIRVAVLRAGAEHVLSLVVHHIASDHWSAGVLFADVITAYRARRAGDAPSWAPLRVQYADYAAWQRTFLGEPGGQETPVAAAERDYWTRRLSGLPEDSGLRPDFPRPPLPSGDGESVTFSIDAATRAKLADRCRELGVTEFMALQAAVAVVLHKAGGGTDIPLGTPVAGRTEAELDQLIGFFVNILVLRNDVSGNPTLREVLARARETALAAYAHQDLPFDRVVDSVSPVRSLSRNPLFQVVVHVRDHLPATRIIEQDTICESLDPAFDMAHADLSVNFFGTDGSDGIGYNGHLVFRTELYERSTIERVAGWLTRVVTEFADDIDQSVRDVVLTDVDEQQRILTDWSRGEQPPSDRPRTVPELLEPSRALPAGRIAVRCAGEELDYVALHRRSDNLAALLTDYGVRPGSFVGLSMRRSIDMVVALVAIVKAGGAYFPIDPNYPLARKQFMLDDVRPPVVVATIEAVDTMPEDYAGVVLSLDDAAVRAAVDGPDRAAAYRLPHPDDPMYLVFTSGSTGKPKGAVGTQRAMAARLDWQLRNYPPRTADDIRLSQASMTFLEGGMELLAGLAAGATMILADDAEHRDAEALAALMKRESVAQITAVPSLVSALVDSSPDAVGSLARLVCGGEPVSSSLLQRLTAACAGGPELLNNIGSTETSGAVSRGRLGPPKPLVGSPVAGASAYLLDDGMRPVPVGVVGELYYAGDQLARGYWKRPALTVTRFVANPFGGDPGSRLYRSGDLARWTEDGQLEFAGRADHQVQVRGFRVELAEVEAALTAADGVAAAAARTWDLHDGTSLAGYVVPQRPIADEAVKASFAATVRAAVSNALPGYMVPSSLTVLDALPKTESGKLNRPGLPRPAVSTGGRTDPARTATERALAAVFADLLSTADVGRSDDFFALGGDSILSVQLASRARAVGLNVNPRMVFENPTVEQLAAAVDAFEAGDAGEPIETRFEPMSTSGLSPADLAAVTQLWSASRDGTS from the coding sequence GTGACTGACACCACCGGCATAGGCACACTTGACGCGCAACGCCTGGAGTTGTTGCGCCGCAGGATCACCGAGCGTGGCCTGGCTCGACCGGTAGCAGACGAGGCTGCCGACATTCAGGTGCCGGCGATGTCCGACGGCCAGCGCCGGATGTGGTTCGTGCAGTCGGTCGACCCGGACAGCGCGCTGCTCAACGTCTGCACCTCCTATCGTGTGACCGGCACTGTCGACGTGTCGCAGCTGCATCGTGCGGTGGACGCCGTCGCGCTGCGGCATCCGATGCTGCGCACCACCTATCAGACCGACGGTGACGGCGTTCCGTACCCGGTGATCGTCGACGAGCTGCGACCCGAGTGGGCCGAGTACGACCTGACCGGACTCGCCGAGCAGGCCCGTAGGCTGCGGCTGGAAGTGTTGGCGCAGCGCCAGTTTCAGCAGCCGTTCGACCTGACCAGTGATTCGCCGCTGCGGGTCGCGGCCGCGCGGGTGAGCGCCGACGAGCTGATCCTGATCCTGACCGCGCATCACATCGCCTGGGACGACGGGTCGTGGGCGCCGTTCTTCACCGACCTCACCGCCGCTTACGCCGACCCGGACAGCATCGCCGGGCGGCCGCTGCCGATCGTGACGGATGCGGTGCCAAACGTCGATGAGGACTTGGACTACTGGCGCTCGTTGATGACGAAGCTGCCCGAACCGCTGGAGCTTCCCGGTGCAAACGGCTCGGTGGTGCCGAGCAGCTGGCGTGCGCAGCGCGCGACGGCGCGGTTGTCGGCGCAGACGATGGACCGGGTTGCGCTGCTCGCCAGGCAAACCGGTGCCACCCCGTACATGGTGCTGATGGCCGCGTTCGGCGCGCTGATTCACCGCTATACCCACGCCTCCGACTTCCTGGTCGCCACACCGGTGCTGAACCGCGGCCCCGGCACCGAGGGTGCGATCGGCTACTACGGCAATACCCTGGTGATGCGGATGGGCCCGCAGCCACGAATGACGTTCCGCGAATTGCTGATACAGACCCGTGACAGCGCCGTGGGCGCGATGGCGCACTCCCACGTCGACCTGGAGTGGTTGGTACGGACCTCCAATCCGGACCGACGGCACGGCGCCGAGCGGATGACCCGGGTCAGCTTCGGGCTGCGTGAGCCCGACGGCGGTGGGTTCAGCCCGCCGGGAGTGCACTGCGCGCGCGCTGAGTTGCGCAGCCACCTCAATCAACTGCCGCTGGGGCTGATGATTGAGTCAGCTTCCGACGGTAGTGCGCTCGTCGAGGCCGAATACCTGGTCGAGGTCTTGGATCGACCGCTGGTGGATCAGCTGCTGCGGCACTACGGCGTCCTGCTGGACAACGCGCTCACCGACCCGGACACCAGCCTGTCCGCCTGCGGACTGCTCAGCGACGCGGATGCCGACTGGCTGCGCCGGGTCTCGACCGGTGCGGACTTCGCCACCCCGGCCAGCACGCTGCCGGGCCTGGTGGCTCGGCGCGCGGAACTCACCCCGGATGCCGTCGCCGTCGTGTACGAAGGCCGCCAGTACAGCTATCGCGAGATCAACGCCGCAGCAAACCGGCTCGCGCACTGGCTGATCGAGCGAGGTATCGGCACCGAGGACCGCGTCGCGGTGCTGATCGACAAGTCGCCCGAACTGGTCACGACGGCGCTGGGCATCCTCAAAGCCGGGGCGGTCTACCTGCCTGTCGACCCGACCTATCCGGAAGACCGGTTGACCTTCATCCTCGGGGACGCCGACGCGAAACTGGTTCTGCACGAGCCTGTTACGGGTCTCGCGGATTATCCGGAGACCGACCCGGCCGCCGACGAGTTGGTCCGTCCGCTGGGCCCGGAGAACACGGCGTACCTGATCTACACCTCAGGTTCGACCGGGCTACCCAAAGGTGTCCCGGTGCCGCACGCGCCGATCGCCGAATACTTCGTCTGGTTCGGCGACGAGTACCGAGTCGACGAAACCGACCGGCTGCTGCAGGTCGCCTCGCCGAGCTTCGACGTGTCCATCGGCGAGATCTTCGGGACGCTGATCTGCGGTGCCCGGCTGGTGATTCCGCGACCGGACGGGCTGCGCGACATCGCATACCTGACCGAGCTGCTACGTCATGAGGGCATCACCTCGATGCACTTCGTCCCGGCGCTGCTCGGACTGTTCTTGTCGTTGCCCGGCGTCAACCAGTGGCGCACACTTCGCCGGGTGCCCATCGGTGGTGAGCCGCTGCCCGGCGAGATCGCCGACAAGTTCCACGCCACCTTCGACGCGCTGCTGTACAACTTCTACGGGCCCACCGAGACCGTCGTCAACGCCACCAGCTATCCGGTGGAGGGCGCCCAAGGTACTCGGGTGGTGCCGATCGGCCGGCCCAAGATCAACACCCAGGTCCACCTGCTCGACGATGCGCTGCAACCGGTTCCGGTCGGCGTCATCGGCGAGATCTACATCGGTGGAACGCATGTCGCACGCGGCTACCACCGAAGGCCGGCTCTGACCGCGGAGCGTTTCGTCGCCGACCCGTTCACCCCGGGCGGGCGGCTGTACCGTTCCGGTGACCTGGCGCGGCGAAACGCCGACGGGGACATCGAGTTCGTCGGCCGCGCCGACGAGCAGGTCAAGATCCGCGGTTTCCGCATCGAACTCGGCGAGGTCGCGGCCGCGATCTCGGTCGACCCCAGCGTCGGGCAGGCCGTCGTGGTGGCCTCGGACCTGCCGCAACTGGGTAAAAGCCTGGTGGGCTACATAACTCCGCTCGGCGGCGCCGGCCACGAGACCGTCGACCTCGGCCGGATCCGCGCCAGGGTGGCCGCTGCGCTGCCGGAGTACATGACCCCGGCGGCATACGTCGTGCTAGACGAGATCCCGATCACCGCGCACGGAAAGATCGATCGCACGTCGCTGCCGCAGCCGGCGATCCAGGCGAAAGCGGAATATCGCGACCCCGCCACCGCGACCGAACGCCGTATCGCGACAATGTTTTCCGGGCTGCTCGGCCACGACCGGGTCGGCGTCGACGACTCGTTCTTCGACCTGGGCGGCCATTCCCTGGTCGCCACCAAGCTCGTCACCGCGATCCGCTCGGAATGCGATGTGGAACTGGGCATCCGCGACATTTTCGAGTTGGGCACCGTCGGCCTGCTCGCGCAGCGGGTCGACGAGCTGCGCTCGGGCGAGCGGGCGCCATCACGGCCCAAGCTGATCGCGACCGCCCACGACGAGCCGTTACCGCTGTCGGCCTCGCAGCTGCGCAGCTGGTTCGCCTACCGCGTCGACGGGCCGAGCCCGGTCAACAACATCCCGTTCGCGGCCCGGCTGACCGGACCTTGGGACATCGACGCGTTGGTCGCCGCGGTCGGCGACGTCATCACCCGTCACGAAATCCTGCGCACCACCTACATCGACGCCGACGGCGTGCCCTATCAGGTGATCAACGACGCCGCCGAGCCGACGGTGCACCGCGCCGACGGCGACGGTGAGGCCTGGCTACATGAGCGGCTGGAAGCCGAACGGCGACACTGCTTCGAGCTCGACCGGGAGTGGCCGATCCGAGTCGCCGTGTTGCGGGCCGGCGCGGAACACGTGCTGTCACTGGTGGTTCATCACATCGCATCCGACCATTGGTCCGCCGGCGTGCTGTTCGCCGACGTGATCACGGCATACCGGGCACGCCGTGCCGGTGATGCCCCGTCGTGGGCGCCGCTACGCGTGCAATACGCCGATTACGCTGCCTGGCAACGAACTTTCCTGGGCGAGCCGGGCGGACAGGAAACCCCGGTCGCCGCCGCGGAACGGGACTACTGGACACGCCGGCTATCCGGCCTGCCCGAGGACAGTGGGCTGCGACCCGACTTCCCGCGCCCGCCGCTGCCCAGCGGCGACGGCGAATCGGTGACGTTCAGCATCGACGCGGCGACGCGTGCGAAGCTCGCCGACCGGTGCCGCGAATTGGGCGTCACCGAATTCATGGCGCTGCAGGCCGCCGTCGCTGTCGTGTTGCACAAAGCGGGCGGCGGCACCGACATCCCGCTGGGCACGCCGGTGGCCGGCCGCACCGAGGCCGAATTGGACCAATTGATCGGCTTTTTCGTGAACATCCTGGTGCTGCGCAACGACGTGAGCGGCAACCCGACACTGCGGGAGGTGTTGGCTCGGGCGCGGGAAACGGCGCTGGCCGCTTACGCACACCAAGACCTGCCGTTCGACCGGGTGGTCGACAGTGTCAGCCCGGTGCGATCGCTGTCGCGTAATCCGCTGTTCCAGGTCGTCGTGCATGTGCGGGATCACCTGCCGGCCACGCGCATCATCGAGCAGGACACCATCTGCGAATCGCTGGACCCGGCGTTCGACATGGCCCACGCGGACCTGAGCGTCAACTTCTTCGGCACCGACGGGTCCGACGGGATCGGGTACAACGGCCATCTCGTATTTCGCACCGAACTGTACGAGCGGAGCACGATCGAACGGGTGGCCGGTTGGCTGACCCGGGTGGTGACCGAATTCGCCGATGACATCGACCAGAGCGTGCGTGATGTGGTGCTGACCGATGTCGACGAGCAGCAGCGCATCCTGACCGACTGGAGCCGAGGCGAACAGCCGCCATCCGATCGGCCCCGCACGGTACCGGAGCTCCTCGAGCCGAGCCGGGCGCTACCGGCCGGGCGAATCGCTGTTCGTTGCGCCGGCGAGGAACTCGACTACGTTGCCCTGCATCGCCGTTCGGACAACCTCGCGGCGCTTCTCACCGATTATGGCGTGCGGCCTGGCTCATTCGTCGGGCTGTCGATGCGACGGAGCATCGACATGGTCGTGGCACTGGTGGCCATCGTGAAGGCCGGCGGCGCATACTTCCCGATAGACCCCAACTACCCGCTGGCACGCAAGCAGTTCATGCTCGACGACGTGCGGCCACCGGTCGTGGTGGCGACGATCGAAGCGGTCGACACCATGCCGGAAGACTATGCGGGCGTCGTGCTTTCGCTGGACGACGCGGCGGTGCGTGCCGCTGTGGACGGCCCCGACCGCGCTGCCGCATACCGGTTGCCGCATCCCGACGATCCGATGTACCTGGTCTTCACCTCCGGATCGACCGGAAAACCCAAGGGCGCCGTAGGTACTCAACGTGCGATGGCGGCCCGCCTGGACTGGCAGCTGCGGAATTACCCGCCGCGGACCGCCGATGACATCCGCCTGTCGCAGGCCTCGATGACGTTCCTGGAGGGCGGCATGGAACTGCTCGCCGGTCTGGCCGCGGGCGCCACCATGATCCTGGCCGACGACGCCGAGCACCGCGACGCCGAAGCCCTTGCGGCGCTGATGAAACGCGAATCGGTCGCACAGATCACCGCAGTGCCCAGCCTGGTGTCCGCACTCGTCGACAGCTCTCCGGATGCGGTCGGCTCGCTCGCGAGGCTGGTGTGCGGCGGAGAGCCGGTGAGCAGTTCGCTGTTGCAACGGCTGACAGCCGCGTGCGCGGGCGGCCCCGAACTGTTGAACAACATCGGCTCGACCGAGACATCCGGCGCCGTGTCCCGGGGTCGGCTGGGACCACCCAAGCCGCTCGTCGGTTCGCCGGTGGCCGGAGCGTCGGCGTATCTGCTCGACGACGGCATGCGGCCGGTGCCGGTCGGTGTTGTCGGCGAGTTGTATTACGCCGGTGACCAGTTGGCTCGCGGCTACTGGAAGCGTCCCGCGCTGACCGTGACACGATTTGTGGCCAATCCTTTCGGCGGCGACCCCGGTAGCCGGTTGTACCGCAGTGGCGATCTCGCGAGATGGACCGAGGACGGTCAACTCGAGTTCGCCGGTCGCGCCGACCATCAGGTGCAGGTGCGCGGATTCCGGGTCGAGCTCGCCGAAGTCGAGGCCGCGCTGACAGCGGCCGACGGGGTGGCGGCCGCCGCCGCCCGCACCTGGGACCTGCACGACGGCACCAGCCTGGCCGGATACGTTGTGCCGCAACGGCCGATCGCGGACGAGGCGGTTAAGGCGTCGTTCGCGGCCACGGTGCGGGCCGCGGTCAGCAACGCATTGCCGGGATACATGGTGCCGTCGTCGCTGACCGTGCTGGACGCGTTGCCCAAGACCGAGTCGGGCAAGCTGAACCGGCCGGGGCTGCCGCGGCCGGCGGTCAGCACCGGCGGCCGGACCGATCCGGCGCGCACCGCGACCGAGCGCGCGCTGGCCGCGGTGTTCGCCGACCTGTTGTCGACCGCCGACGTCGGGCGGTCCGACGACTTCTTCGCACTCGGTGGCGACAGCATCCTGTCGGTCCAGTTGGCCTCTCGCGCAAGGGCGGTCGGCTTGAACGTCAACCCCCGCATGGTGTTCGAAAACCCCACGGTCGAGCAACTGGCCGCCGCCGTCGACGCATTCGAAGCGGGTGACGCGGGTGAGCCGATCGAGACCCGATTCGAGCCGATGAGCACCTCGGGACTCTCACCGGCCGACCTGGCCGCGGTGACCCAACTGTGGTCGGCATCGCGCGACGGAACATCATGA
- the mbtD gene encoding mycobactin polyketide synthase MbtD → MLAQPLPDGRIPVLLSAYDEKLIGQDAQAILQFLDRLADQHDPTADVAFTLLRLRRVRRHRAVVRAADRTELVAGLSALVRGEDHPLVTRSSKSGAPTIAFVFPGQGNQWQAMGVAAYQRLAGYRAEADRCAEAFVVAGLPSPLPYLCGDGDRDWARTEIQGAQFVHAVSLAQQWRLCGVRPDITVGHSLGEIAAAYVAERISLCDAVALVGARVAVVDRLTGRYAMAALGVGIDDARILVDEAPGWLEVSAVNGPSSTVVSGDRDAVVALTESAQRRGVFTHLLTVDYPGHTSALRPPAAQWAELLPESTFRDGPDAFIGSATGAEVTADTDFSRYWYESLCSTVRFDEAVIAAQKCGADTFVEMSAHPALLYPLVESVDDESVVIVGSGRRDQSIVDTLAANVAAVAAADPGYHWAETLSRGARLPLRGFPNAPMRAVHLWLAPQLPTTATSLTVAVEDWQQVASRSSITETRCSVAIVGDTDGALARLLKHAGCDEVSPEDAEIVAVIAPPIDTLDVTAAVDALAGRVGAGLPDYAAIIGPRCRTVWLLTTDGERVGPDDTVTPAHAALAAMHRSVGFEFPDQTFGSLDIRSGEVDERNATAIVDVLLGEPGVMALRTNAIDATPRRYVRTLRDARVVDSPARGALDNVVITGGSGAIGLRYAQYCIERGARRIVLLSRNGVDAETLKKLAGQHPVEVSAPQCDITDRAALADLAADYAGDGATLLIHTAGIATVRMHADLTGADVAAVSGAKVAGLTAMADVWPLRPECRILACSSVFGVWGGHGHAAYAASNRMLDVLAAQLRSRGVDCTAIRWGLWQDAGVVEGAEIARTERSGLSAMRPDAAVAASLSRYGDDPLIFEADFDRLRVFVESQGIAASFGAPSAAGNDRRHNHFDGRPLADVVRTELAATLHLDGSVPMDPTASLIDLGLDSLLALDLRKRLRRAVGHAAPVAQMLAGISVNELVDIVGSLECTGD, encoded by the coding sequence ATGCTGGCCCAACCACTGCCCGACGGCCGGATTCCGGTGCTGCTTTCGGCCTATGACGAGAAACTGATCGGCCAAGATGCGCAGGCGATCCTGCAGTTTCTGGATCGGCTCGCTGATCAGCACGATCCGACCGCCGACGTCGCCTTTACGCTGTTGCGGCTGCGCCGGGTGCGGCGGCACCGCGCGGTGGTGCGAGCCGCGGATCGGACCGAACTGGTAGCCGGCCTGTCCGCATTGGTCCGCGGCGAAGACCATCCGCTGGTAACCCGGTCGTCGAAAAGTGGTGCGCCGACGATCGCGTTCGTCTTCCCCGGGCAGGGCAATCAGTGGCAAGCGATGGGTGTGGCGGCGTACCAACGGCTGGCCGGGTACCGCGCCGAGGCCGACCGCTGCGCGGAGGCGTTCGTCGTGGCCGGGTTGCCGTCACCGCTGCCGTACCTGTGCGGCGACGGCGACCGGGACTGGGCGAGAACCGAGATTCAGGGCGCCCAGTTCGTCCACGCGGTCAGCCTGGCTCAGCAGTGGCGCCTGTGCGGCGTGCGTCCAGACATCACCGTCGGGCACAGCCTCGGGGAGATCGCCGCGGCCTATGTCGCCGAAAGGATCTCGCTGTGCGACGCGGTCGCCCTGGTGGGTGCGCGCGTCGCGGTCGTCGACCGGCTGACCGGTCGATACGCGATGGCGGCGCTCGGCGTCGGCATTGACGACGCCCGCATCCTGGTCGACGAGGCGCCGGGCTGGTTGGAGGTCTCCGCGGTCAACGGGCCGTCGTCGACGGTGGTGTCGGGCGACCGCGACGCCGTCGTCGCGCTGACCGAGTCGGCGCAGCGACGCGGCGTGTTCACTCACCTCCTCACGGTGGACTATCCGGGTCACACCAGCGCGCTGCGACCGCCGGCCGCGCAATGGGCTGAGTTGCTGCCCGAGTCGACGTTCCGCGACGGGCCGGACGCTTTCATCGGCTCCGCGACCGGTGCCGAAGTGACCGCCGACACGGATTTTTCCCGGTACTGGTATGAAAGCCTCTGCAGCACAGTGCGGTTCGACGAAGCCGTGATCGCAGCCCAGAAATGCGGCGCCGATACCTTTGTCGAGATGTCCGCGCACCCCGCGCTGCTGTACCCGCTGGTCGAATCCGTCGATGACGAGTCAGTGGTGATCGTGGGCTCGGGTCGTCGCGATCAATCGATCGTGGACACGTTGGCGGCGAACGTCGCGGCCGTCGCGGCAGCCGACCCGGGCTATCACTGGGCGGAGACGCTTTCCCGGGGTGCCCGACTCCCGTTGCGCGGTTTCCCGAATGCGCCCATGCGTGCGGTGCACCTGTGGCTCGCGCCGCAGCTACCGACCACGGCGACCTCGCTGACCGTGGCCGTCGAAGATTGGCAGCAGGTCGCGTCGCGGTCCTCGATCACCGAAACGCGTTGCAGTGTCGCGATCGTGGGCGATACCGACGGCGCATTGGCCCGGCTGCTCAAACACGCCGGTTGTGACGAGGTGTCGCCGGAGGACGCGGAGATCGTCGCGGTGATCGCCCCTCCGATCGACACGCTTGACGTCACCGCGGCCGTCGATGCGCTTGCCGGCCGGGTCGGGGCGGGGCTGCCGGACTACGCCGCGATCATCGGCCCACGATGCCGGACGGTCTGGCTGCTGACCACCGACGGCGAGCGGGTCGGGCCCGACGACACCGTCACGCCCGCGCACGCCGCTCTGGCCGCGATGCACCGCAGCGTCGGCTTCGAGTTCCCCGACCAGACCTTCGGCAGCCTCGACATCCGCTCCGGCGAAGTCGACGAGCGGAACGCGACCGCCATCGTCGACGTACTGCTCGGTGAGCCCGGCGTGATGGCGCTGCGCACCAACGCGATCGACGCAACGCCGCGACGTTACGTCCGGACCCTGCGAGATGCCCGCGTCGTTGATTCGCCGGCCCGCGGCGCGCTGGACAATGTGGTGATCACCGGTGGCAGCGGGGCCATCGGCCTGCGCTACGCGCAGTACTGCATCGAGCGTGGTGCCCGCAGGATCGTGTTGTTGAGCCGCAACGGCGTCGACGCGGAGACGCTAAAGAAGCTCGCCGGACAACACCCGGTCGAAGTGTCTGCGCCGCAATGCGATATCACCGACCGAGCCGCACTGGCGGACCTCGCCGCCGATTACGCCGGTGACGGGGCAACGCTGCTGATCCACACCGCGGGCATTGCGACGGTTCGGATGCATGCCGATCTCACCGGAGCGGACGTGGCCGCAGTGAGCGGGGCGAAGGTGGCGGGGCTGACGGCGATGGCCGACGTGTGGCCGCTGCGGCCCGAATGTCGAATCCTGGCGTGCTCGTCGGTGTTCGGGGTGTGGGGCGGTCACGGCCACGCCGCCTACGCCGCGTCGAACCGGATGCTCGACGTGCTGGCCGCCCAGCTTCGATCTCGTGGAGTGGACTGCACGGCGATCCGCTGGGGGCTGTGGCAGGACGCCGGAGTCGTCGAAGGAGCCGAGATCGCCCGCACCGAGCGCTCCGGTCTGTCGGCGATGCGACCTGACGCAGCGGTGGCGGCCAGCCTGAGTCGCTATGGTGACGACCCGCTGATCTTCGAGGCGGACTTCGACCGGCTCCGGGTCTTCGTCGAAAGCCAGGGAATTGCCGCGTCGTTCGGTGCTCCTTCGGCAGCCGGTAATGATCGGCGGCACAACCACTTCGACGGTCGCCCGCTTGCCGATGTGGTGCGCACCGAACTCGCCGCGACCCTGCACTTGGACGGGTCGGTGCCGATGGATCCGACCGCCTCGCTCATCGACCTCGGTCTGGATTCGCTGTTGGCACTCGACCTGCGCAAGCGGCTACGCCGAGCCGTCGGACATGCGGCTCCGGTGGCGCAGATGCTGGCGGGCATCTCCGTCAACGAATTGGTCGACATCGTGGGAAGTTTGGAGTGCACGGGTGACTGA
- a CDS encoding beta-ketoacyl [acyl carrier protein] synthase domain-containing protein produces MAIEAPGGIDTAEAYWELLSAGREALSPFPDDRGWAVHELFAGSRRNGFKEIHDRGGFLTGATTFDPEFFGISPREAIAMDPQQRVALRVCWRALENSGINPDDMAGHDMGCYLGASATGYGPSMAEFSQYSGHLLAGTALSVISGRIAYTLGSMGPAVTVDSSCASALVAFHAAVRAVQDGDCDVALAGGVNVLGSPGFFVEFSKQHALSDDGHCRAYSAQASGTVWAEGAAVFVLQRKSAALRDDRQILAEVLGSAVNHDGRSAGLSAPSGDAQVRLFRRAMSQAGIQPADVGMVEGHGTGTRLGDRTELQSLAQTYGDTGPGGGALLGSVKSNLGHALAASGALGLAKILVAAEHGAIPATLHATDPSPEIDWDKQGLRLATVLTPWPALDGRRVAATSAFGIAGTNAHVIVALPEVA; encoded by the coding sequence ATGGCGATCGAAGCGCCCGGCGGCATCGACACCGCCGAGGCATATTGGGAGTTGTTGTCTGCTGGCCGCGAGGCGCTGAGCCCGTTTCCTGACGACCGCGGCTGGGCGGTTCACGAGCTGTTCGCTGGGTCACGGCGTAACGGCTTCAAAGAGATTCACGACCGAGGGGGCTTCCTCACCGGCGCGACGACGTTCGACCCGGAATTCTTCGGGATCTCGCCGCGGGAAGCCATCGCGATGGATCCCCAGCAGCGCGTTGCACTTCGGGTGTGCTGGCGGGCCCTGGAAAACAGTGGCATCAACCCCGACGACATGGCCGGCCATGACATGGGCTGCTATCTGGGCGCGTCTGCGACCGGATACGGGCCGTCGATGGCCGAGTTCTCGCAATACAGCGGACATCTGCTCGCCGGGACCGCCCTGAGTGTGATCTCCGGCCGGATCGCCTACACCCTCGGGTCGATGGGGCCGGCGGTGACCGTCGACTCGTCCTGCGCGTCGGCGCTGGTCGCCTTCCACGCCGCCGTGCGCGCCGTGCAGGACGGGGACTGCGACGTGGCGCTGGCCGGTGGCGTCAACGTGCTGGGCTCGCCCGGCTTCTTCGTGGAATTCTCCAAACAGCACGCCCTGTCCGATGACGGGCACTGCCGCGCCTACAGCGCGCAGGCCAGCGGCACCGTCTGGGCCGAGGGGGCGGCGGTCTTTGTGCTGCAACGAAAGTCGGCGGCACTACGCGACGACCGGCAAATTCTCGCCGAGGTGCTCGGCAGCGCCGTCAACCACGATGGCCGCAGCGCGGGGCTGAGCGCACCCAGCGGCGACGCCCAGGTGAGATTGTTCCGAAGAGCAATGAGCCAGGCCGGAATCCAGCCCGCCGATGTCGGCATGGTCGAGGGGCACGGCACCGGAACCCGGCTCGGTGACCGCACCGAATTGCAGTCGCTGGCACAGACCTACGGCGACACGGGACCCGGGGGCGGAGCGCTGCTGGGCTCGGTGAAATCCAACCTGGGACATGCGTTGGCCGCCAGCGGCGCGCTGGGGCTCGCGAAAATTCTGGTCGCCGCCGAACACGGTGCAATACCCGCGACGCTGCACGCCACCGACCCCAGCCCCGAGATCGACTGGGACAAGCAGGGTTTGCGCCTCGCGACGGTCCTGACGCCGTGGCCCGCGCTCGACGGGCGACGGGTCGCGGCCACCTCGGCGTTCGGTATCGCCGGCACCAATGCGCACGTCATCGTCGCACTTCCCGAGGTCGCGTGA